The Salmo salar chromosome ssa06, Ssal_v3.1, whole genome shotgun sequence genome window below encodes:
- the LOC106599421 gene encoding uncharacterized protein isoform X2 — translation MEVSVRRTLPDIQTVPEQPTGGPKARRGAEAVASGYKMTAVVFSPSKKVMNVDEVQRKGYAIANTPTRLVLRSPHNAEETYLQNVAGVPMRVLSTSTFFEQKWLVTRVDATAVCPTPGAVAFTPEVITWYMPKHIDPLFSSDAFTMLEVYMGIDAKRLDTEEMAARNYSVLVTEAHIIVEIPVGAVGGYFKSHIQDDKYFVTYTIEPMLELLWIEEVAHEDTRYKVLFPITTPPMARPPQVRNYTVPEQAVFVLELGTFNLDVELLNITFPTMVLTVAECNARGFNVQEQRSLDNTLKTFRMEVPFSDPVVFKEKRVEQGVTTFTLQLIYGLVVFPEYAPFSHSAVVDAVLLDIVPPSVTGNCDQENFHITVDYSNQEPFFVVLVGKRLLNHELAQQYLTEGDADFTITLPFSSPDAVFESVHSSSVRSRLDVALLNPYNNMTIKYFSLACSFLKTLTECFSNGTMTALAVKVESAPNLNPGQLTLSDPACGPTYSDDRFAYFHFTVNSCGTTRKFINNVMLYENEISLPDELEVKLNATTSSEDEYQLKVSCYYVVNITRTLAFLTRPRDNEPFAETGTGRLMVRMRLAQDASYNTFYQEEDYPVVKYLKQPLHFEVELTRSSDPKVALMLDHCWATLNEDRDSRPRWNLIINGCENPEDPYRVVFHPVVADARVHFPPHVKRFEVHMFSFAEDAVEPRGQVFVHCDVVICDASSPTGGPCSGQCVNQDNPKRGQRHVKDLFEEHHLYVSSGYILWV, via the exons ATGGAG GTGTCTGTCAGAAGGACTCTTCCAGACATCCAAACCGTCCCTGAACAGCCCACTGGAGGCCCGAAAGCAAGGAGAGGAGCTGAG GCTGTTGCTTCAGGATACAAAATGACAGCAGTCGTTTTTAGTCCTAGCAAGAAGGTCATGAATGTGGATGAGGTCCAAAGAAAGGGCTATGCAATAGCCAACACTCCCACACGGCTGGTGTTAAGAAGCCCTCATAATGCAGAGGAGACATACCTCCAGAAT GTAGCTGGGGTTCCGATGCGGGTGCTCTCAACCTCAACCTTCTTTGAGCAGAAGTGGCTGGTGACTCGCGTAGATGCCACGGCTGTTTGTCCAACACCAG GGGCAGTGGCCTTTACTCCAGAAGTGATCACCTGGTACATGCCCAAGCACATCGACCCACTTTTCTCCTCTGATGCCTTCACCATGTTGGAGGTGTACATGGGAATTGACGCTAAGAGGCTGGACACTGAGGAAATGGCTGCCAGAAACTACTCGGTTTTAGTCACAGAGGCTCATATTATTGTTGAAATTCCGGTGGGGGCGGTTGGCGGCTATTTCAAG AGCCATATTCAGGATGACAAGTACTTTGTCACTTACACCATTGAGCCCATGCTTGAGTTGCTGTGGATCGAGGAGGTCGCACACGAGGACACCAGATACAAAGTCCTCTTCCCTATCACAACACCTCCGATGGCCAGGCCTCCACAAGTTCGCAACT ACACGGTTCCTGAGCAGGCAGTGTTTGTGCTTGAGTTGGGGACCTTCAACCTTGATGTGGAGCTGCTGAACATCACCTTTCCCACCATGGTGCTAACTGTTGCAGAGTGCAACGCCAGAGGCTTCAATGTTCAGGAGCAGAGATCCCTGGACAACACCTTGAAGACCTTCAGGATGGAGGTGCCCTTCTCAGACCCGGTGGTCTTTAAGGAG AAAAGGGTGGAACAAGGTGTCACAACCTTCACTCTTCAGCTGATCTACGGCCTGGTCGTCTTTCCAGAGTACgctcctttctctcactctgcCGTTGTGGACGCTGTACTGCTGGACATTG TGCCACCCTCAGTCACTGGCAACTGTGATCAGGAGAACTTCCACATCACTGTGGACTACAGCAACCAAGAGCCCTTTTTCGTGGTCTTGGTTGGCAAGCGGCTGCTTAACCATGAGCTTgctcaacagtatttaacagagGGCGACGCAGACTTCACCATCACGTTGCCCTTCTCTTCGCCGGACGCAGTGTTTGAG TCGGTTCACTCGTCCTCTGTCAGGAGCAGACTGGATGTGGCTCTGTTGAATCCTTACAACAACATGaccatcaaatacttttccctggCTTGCAGCTTCCTCAAAACGCTGACTG AGTGTTTCTCTAATGGGACGATGACTGCGCTGGCGGTGAAGGTGGAGTCTGCTCCCAATCTGAACCCCGGTCAACTGACCCTGAGCGACCCCGCCTGTGGTCCCACCTACAGCGACGATCGCTTCGCCTACTTCCACTTCACTGTCAACTCCTGTGGCACCACCAGGAAG TTTATCAACAATGTGATGCTGTATGAGAACGAAATCTCCTTGCCAGATGAACTTGAGGTGAAGCTGAATGCCACGACGTCTTCAGAGGACGAATATCA GTTAAAGGTTTCCTGCTACTATGTGGTCAACATCACTCGCACATTGGCCTTCCTCACCAGGCCGCGTGACAACGAGCCTTTTGCCGAGACTGGGACGGGTCGACTAATGGTCAGAATGAGACTCGCTCAGG ACGCCTCGTATAACACGTTCTACCAGGAGGAGGACTATCCAGTGGTGAAATACCTGAAACAGCCTCTGCACTTTGAGGTGGAGCTGACCAGGTCCTCTGACCCCAAGGTTGCGCTGATGCTTGACCACTGCTGGGCCACCCTCAACGAGGACCGCGACTCCCGACCCCGGTGGAATCTCATCATTAATGG CTGTGAGAACCCGGAGGATCCATACCGTGTGGTCTTCCACCCGGTGGTAGCTGATGCCAGGGTCCACTTCCCCCCTCACGTCAAACGCTTTGAGGTCCATATGTTTTCCTTCGCTGAGGATGCGGTTGAGCCGAGGGGCCAG GTCTTTGTCCATTGTGACGTGGTCATCTGTGATGCCAGTAGTCCCACTGGTGGCCCCTGTAGTGGACAATGTGTGAATCAGGACAACCCGAAAAGAG gtcAACGACATGTCAAAGACCTCTTTGAGGAACATCATTTATATGTTTCTTCTGGATACATTCTTTGGGTGTAA
- the LOC106591478 gene encoding uncharacterized protein isoform X1, protein MVNFLGSGLFCLLMAAVGIQAQQTPSINDLNAECLGNVIRLSVAPLFEEVDAVFNDTQIINLTPGLATQCGFSFKFDPMGNAIFFASLQNCFSQTMDDKMFSLVMQFRLPGNHMTEDPVYRVGKTCSYTPWTSREILCDRNYMEVSVRRTLPDIQTVPEQPTGGPKARRGAEAVASGYKMTAVVFSPSKKVMNVDEVQRKGYAIANTPTRLVLRSPHNAEETYLQNVAGVPMRVLSTSTFFEQKWLVTRVDATAVCPTPGAVAFTPEVITWYMPKHIDPLFSSDAFTMLEVYMGIDAKRLDTEEMAARNYSVLVTEAHIIVEIPVGAVGGYFKSHIQDDKYFVTYTIEPMLELLWIEEVAHEDTRYKVLFPITTPPMARPPQVRNYTPLDTVPEQAVFVLELGTFNLDVELLNITFPTMVLTVAECNARGFNVQEQRSLDNTLKTFRMEVPFSDPVVFKEKRVEQGVTTFTLQLIYGLVVFPEYAPFSHSAVVDAVLLDIVPPSVTGNCDQENFHITVDYSNQEPFFVVLVGKRLLNHELAQQYLTEGDADFTITLPFSSPDAVFESVHSSSVRSRLDVALLNPYNNMTIKYFSLACSFLKTLTECFSNGTMTALAVKVESAPNLNPGQLTLSDPACGPTYSDDRFAYFHFTVNSCGTTRKFINNVMLYENEISLPDELEVKLNATTSSEDEYQLKVSCYYVVNITRTLAFLTRPRDNEPFAETGTGRLMVRMRLAQDASYNTFYQEEDYPVVKYLKQPLHFEVELTRSSDPKVALMLDHCWATLNEDRDSRPRWNLIINGCENPEDPYRVVFHPVVADARVHFPPHVKRFEVHMFSFAEDAVEPRGQVFVHCDVVICDASSPTGGPCSGQCVNQDNPKRGQRHVKDLFEEHHLYVSSGYILWV, encoded by the exons ATGGTTAATTTCCTTGGCTCAGG GTTGTTTTGCCTATTGATGGCAGCTGTGGGCATACAAGCACAACAGACGCCTTCTATAA ATGACCTCAATGCTGAATGCCTTGGTAACGTTATTCGTCTGAGTGTAGCTCCTCTTTTTGAAGAGGTCGACGCTGTCTTCA ATGACACACAAATCATAAACCTGACGCCTGGCCTTGCTACTCAGTGTGGATTCAGCTTTAAATTTGACCCAATGGGGAATGCCATATTTTTTGCTTCTCTTCAAAACTGCTTTTCCCAGACCATG GATGATAAGATGTTCAGCTTGGTCATGCAGTTCAGGCTGCCAGGAAACCACATGACTGAAGACCCTGTGTATAGAGTGGGCAAAACCTGTAGCTACACCCCCTGGACCTCCCGAGAGATTCTGTGCGACCGCAACTACATGGAG GTGTCTGTCAGAAGGACTCTTCCAGACATCCAAACCGTCCCTGAACAGCCCACTGGAGGCCCGAAAGCAAGGAGAGGAGCTGAG GCTGTTGCTTCAGGATACAAAATGACAGCAGTCGTTTTTAGTCCTAGCAAGAAGGTCATGAATGTGGATGAGGTCCAAAGAAAGGGCTATGCAATAGCCAACACTCCCACACGGCTGGTGTTAAGAAGCCCTCATAATGCAGAGGAGACATACCTCCAGAAT GTAGCTGGGGTTCCGATGCGGGTGCTCTCAACCTCAACCTTCTTTGAGCAGAAGTGGCTGGTGACTCGCGTAGATGCCACGGCTGTTTGTCCAACACCAG GGGCAGTGGCCTTTACTCCAGAAGTGATCACCTGGTACATGCCCAAGCACATCGACCCACTTTTCTCCTCTGATGCCTTCACCATGTTGGAGGTGTACATGGGAATTGACGCTAAGAGGCTGGACACTGAGGAAATGGCTGCCAGAAACTACTCGGTTTTAGTCACAGAGGCTCATATTATTGTTGAAATTCCGGTGGGGGCGGTTGGCGGCTATTTCAAG AGCCATATTCAGGATGACAAGTACTTTGTCACTTACACCATTGAGCCCATGCTTGAGTTGCTGTGGATCGAGGAGGTCGCACACGAGGACACCAGATACAAAGTCCTCTTCCCTATCACAACACCTCCGATGGCCAGGCCTCCACAAGTTCGCAACT ACACGCCCTTAGACACGGTTCCTGAGCAGGCAGTGTTTGTGCTTGAGTTGGGGACCTTCAACCTTGATGTGGAGCTGCTGAACATCACCTTTCCCACCATGGTGCTAACTGTTGCAGAGTGCAACGCCAGAGGCTTCAATGTTCAGGAGCAGAGATCCCTGGACAACACCTTGAAGACCTTCAGGATGGAGGTGCCCTTCTCAGACCCGGTGGTCTTTAAGGAG AAAAGGGTGGAACAAGGTGTCACAACCTTCACTCTTCAGCTGATCTACGGCCTGGTCGTCTTTCCAGAGTACgctcctttctctcactctgcCGTTGTGGACGCTGTACTGCTGGACATTG TGCCACCCTCAGTCACTGGCAACTGTGATCAGGAGAACTTCCACATCACTGTGGACTACAGCAACCAAGAGCCCTTTTTCGTGGTCTTGGTTGGCAAGCGGCTGCTTAACCATGAGCTTgctcaacagtatttaacagagGGCGACGCAGACTTCACCATCACGTTGCCCTTCTCTTCGCCGGACGCAGTGTTTGAG TCGGTTCACTCGTCCTCTGTCAGGAGCAGACTGGATGTGGCTCTGTTGAATCCTTACAACAACATGaccatcaaatacttttccctggCTTGCAGCTTCCTCAAAACGCTGACTG aGTGTTTCTCTAATGGGACGATGACTGCGCTGGCGGTGAAGGTGGAGTCTGCTCCCAATCTGAACCCCGGTCAACTGACCCTGAGCGACCCCGCCTGTGGTCCCACCTACAGCGACGATCGCTTCGCCTACTTCCACTTCACTGTCAACTCCTGTGGCACCACCAGGAAG TTTATCAACAATGTGATGCTGTATGAGAACGAAATCTCCTTGCCAGATGAACTTGAGGTGAAGCTGAATGCCACGACGTCTTCAGAGGACGAATATCA GTTAAAGGTTTCCTGCTACTATGTGGTCAACATCACTCGCACATTGGCCTTCCTCACCAGGCCGCGTGACAACGAGCCTTTTGCCGAGACTGGGACGGGTCGACTAATGGTCAGAATGAGACTCGCTCAGG ACGCCTCGTATAACACGTTCTACCAGGAGGAGGACTATCCAGTGGTGAAATACCTGAAACAGCCTCTGCACTTTGAGGTGGAGCTGACCAGGTCCTCTGACCCCAAGGTTGCGCTGATGCTTGACCACTGCTGGGCCACCCTCAACGAGGACCGCGACTCCCGACCCCGGTGGAATCTCATCATTAATGG CTGTGAGAACCCGGAGGATCCATACCGTGTGGTCTTCCACCCGGTGGTAGCTGATGCCAGGGTCCACTTCCCCCCTCACGTCAAACGCTTTGAGGTCCATATGTTTTCCTTCGCTGAGGATGCGGTTGAGCCGAGGGGCCAG GTCTTTGTCCATTGTGACGTGGTCATCTGTGATGCCAGTAGTCCCACTGGTGGCCCCTGTAGTGGACAATGTGTGAATCAGGACAACCCGAAAAGAG gtcAACGACATGTCAAAGACCTCTTTGAGGAACATCATTTATATGTTTCTTCTGGATACATTCTTTGGGTGTAA
- the LOC106591478 gene encoding uncharacterized protein isoform X2 produces the protein MVNFLGSGLFCLLMAAVGIQAQQTPSINDLNAECLGNVIRLSVAPLFEEVDAVFNDTQIINLTPGLATQCGFSFKFDPMGNAIFFASLQNCFSQTMDDKMFSLVMQFRLPGNHMTEDPVYRVGKTCSYTPWTSREILCDRNYMEVSVRRTLPDIQTVPEQPTGGPKARRGAEAVASGYKMTAVVFSPSKKVMNVDEVQRKGYAIANTPTRLVLRSPHNAEETYLQNVAGVPMRVLSTSTFFEQKWLVTRVDATAVCPTPGAVAFTPEVITWYMPKHIDPLFSSDAFTMLEVYMGIDAKRLDTEEMAARNYSVLVTEAHIIVEIPVGAVGGYFKSHIQDDKYFVTYTIEPMLELLWIEEVAHEDTRYKVLFPITTPPMARPPQVRNYTVPEQAVFVLELGTFNLDVELLNITFPTMVLTVAECNARGFNVQEQRSLDNTLKTFRMEVPFSDPVVFKEKRVEQGVTTFTLQLIYGLVVFPEYAPFSHSAVVDAVLLDIVPPSVTGNCDQENFHITVDYSNQEPFFVVLVGKRLLNHELAQQYLTEGDADFTITLPFSSPDAVFESVHSSSVRSRLDVALLNPYNNMTIKYFSLACSFLKTLTECFSNGTMTALAVKVESAPNLNPGQLTLSDPACGPTYSDDRFAYFHFTVNSCGTTRKFINNVMLYENEISLPDELEVKLNATTSSEDEYQLKVSCYYVVNITRTLAFLTRPRDNEPFAETGTGRLMVRMRLAQDASYNTFYQEEDYPVVKYLKQPLHFEVELTRSSDPKVALMLDHCWATLNEDRDSRPRWNLIINGCENPEDPYRVVFHPVVADARVHFPPHVKRFEVHMFSFAEDAVEPRGQVFVHCDVVICDASSPTGGPCSGQCVNQDNPKRGQRHVKDLFEEHHLYVSSGYILWV, from the exons ATGGTTAATTTCCTTGGCTCAGG GTTGTTTTGCCTATTGATGGCAGCTGTGGGCATACAAGCACAACAGACGCCTTCTATAA ATGACCTCAATGCTGAATGCCTTGGTAACGTTATTCGTCTGAGTGTAGCTCCTCTTTTTGAAGAGGTCGACGCTGTCTTCA ATGACACACAAATCATAAACCTGACGCCTGGCCTTGCTACTCAGTGTGGATTCAGCTTTAAATTTGACCCAATGGGGAATGCCATATTTTTTGCTTCTCTTCAAAACTGCTTTTCCCAGACCATG GATGATAAGATGTTCAGCTTGGTCATGCAGTTCAGGCTGCCAGGAAACCACATGACTGAAGACCCTGTGTATAGAGTGGGCAAAACCTGTAGCTACACCCCCTGGACCTCCCGAGAGATTCTGTGCGACCGCAACTACATGGAG GTGTCTGTCAGAAGGACTCTTCCAGACATCCAAACCGTCCCTGAACAGCCCACTGGAGGCCCGAAAGCAAGGAGAGGAGCTGAG GCTGTTGCTTCAGGATACAAAATGACAGCAGTCGTTTTTAGTCCTAGCAAGAAGGTCATGAATGTGGATGAGGTCCAAAGAAAGGGCTATGCAATAGCCAACACTCCCACACGGCTGGTGTTAAGAAGCCCTCATAATGCAGAGGAGACATACCTCCAGAAT GTAGCTGGGGTTCCGATGCGGGTGCTCTCAACCTCAACCTTCTTTGAGCAGAAGTGGCTGGTGACTCGCGTAGATGCCACGGCTGTTTGTCCAACACCAG GGGCAGTGGCCTTTACTCCAGAAGTGATCACCTGGTACATGCCCAAGCACATCGACCCACTTTTCTCCTCTGATGCCTTCACCATGTTGGAGGTGTACATGGGAATTGACGCTAAGAGGCTGGACACTGAGGAAATGGCTGCCAGAAACTACTCGGTTTTAGTCACAGAGGCTCATATTATTGTTGAAATTCCGGTGGGGGCGGTTGGCGGCTATTTCAAG AGCCATATTCAGGATGACAAGTACTTTGTCACTTACACCATTGAGCCCATGCTTGAGTTGCTGTGGATCGAGGAGGTCGCACACGAGGACACCAGATACAAAGTCCTCTTCCCTATCACAACACCTCCGATGGCCAGGCCTCCACAAGTTCGCAACT ACACGGTTCCTGAGCAGGCAGTGTTTGTGCTTGAGTTGGGGACCTTCAACCTTGATGTGGAGCTGCTGAACATCACCTTTCCCACCATGGTGCTAACTGTTGCAGAGTGCAACGCCAGAGGCTTCAATGTTCAGGAGCAGAGATCCCTGGACAACACCTTGAAGACCTTCAGGATGGAGGTGCCCTTCTCAGACCCGGTGGTCTTTAAGGAG AAAAGGGTGGAACAAGGTGTCACAACCTTCACTCTTCAGCTGATCTACGGCCTGGTCGTCTTTCCAGAGTACgctcctttctctcactctgcCGTTGTGGACGCTGTACTGCTGGACATTG TGCCACCCTCAGTCACTGGCAACTGTGATCAGGAGAACTTCCACATCACTGTGGACTACAGCAACCAAGAGCCCTTTTTCGTGGTCTTGGTTGGCAAGCGGCTGCTTAACCATGAGCTTgctcaacagtatttaacagagGGCGACGCAGACTTCACCATCACGTTGCCCTTCTCTTCGCCGGACGCAGTGTTTGAG TCGGTTCACTCGTCCTCTGTCAGGAGCAGACTGGATGTGGCTCTGTTGAATCCTTACAACAACATGaccatcaaatacttttccctggCTTGCAGCTTCCTCAAAACGCTGACTG aGTGTTTCTCTAATGGGACGATGACTGCGCTGGCGGTGAAGGTGGAGTCTGCTCCCAATCTGAACCCCGGTCAACTGACCCTGAGCGACCCCGCCTGTGGTCCCACCTACAGCGACGATCGCTTCGCCTACTTCCACTTCACTGTCAACTCCTGTGGCACCACCAGGAAG TTTATCAACAATGTGATGCTGTATGAGAACGAAATCTCCTTGCCAGATGAACTTGAGGTGAAGCTGAATGCCACGACGTCTTCAGAGGACGAATATCA GTTAAAGGTTTCCTGCTACTATGTGGTCAACATCACTCGCACATTGGCCTTCCTCACCAGGCCGCGTGACAACGAGCCTTTTGCCGAGACTGGGACGGGTCGACTAATGGTCAGAATGAGACTCGCTCAGG ACGCCTCGTATAACACGTTCTACCAGGAGGAGGACTATCCAGTGGTGAAATACCTGAAACAGCCTCTGCACTTTGAGGTGGAGCTGACCAGGTCCTCTGACCCCAAGGTTGCGCTGATGCTTGACCACTGCTGGGCCACCCTCAACGAGGACCGCGACTCCCGACCCCGGTGGAATCTCATCATTAATGG CTGTGAGAACCCGGAGGATCCATACCGTGTGGTCTTCCACCCGGTGGTAGCTGATGCCAGGGTCCACTTCCCCCCTCACGTCAAACGCTTTGAGGTCCATATGTTTTCCTTCGCTGAGGATGCGGTTGAGCCGAGGGGCCAG GTCTTTGTCCATTGTGACGTGGTCATCTGTGATGCCAGTAGTCCCACTGGTGGCCCCTGTAGTGGACAATGTGTGAATCAGGACAACCCGAAAAGAG gtcAACGACATGTCAAAGACCTCTTTGAGGAACATCATTTATATGTTTCTTCTGGATACATTCTTTGGGTGTAA
- the LOC106599421 gene encoding uncharacterized protein isoform X1: MEVSVRRTLPDIQTVPEQPTGGPKARRGAEAVASGYKMTAVVFSPSKKVMNVDEVQRKGYAIANTPTRLVLRSPHNAEETYLQNVAGVPMRVLSTSTFFEQKWLVTRVDATAVCPTPGAVAFTPEVITWYMPKHIDPLFSSDAFTMLEVYMGIDAKRLDTEEMAARNYSVLVTEAHIIVEIPVGAVGGYFKSHIQDDKYFVTYTIEPMLELLWIEEVAHEDTRYKVLFPITTPPMARPPQVRNYTPLDTVPEQAVFVLELGTFNLDVELLNITFPTMVLTVAECNARGFNVQEQRSLDNTLKTFRMEVPFSDPVVFKEKRVEQGVTTFTLQLIYGLVVFPEYAPFSHSAVVDAVLLDIVPPSVTGNCDQENFHITVDYSNQEPFFVVLVGKRLLNHELAQQYLTEGDADFTITLPFSSPDAVFESVHSSSVRSRLDVALLNPYNNMTIKYFSLACSFLKTLTECFSNGTMTALAVKVESAPNLNPGQLTLSDPACGPTYSDDRFAYFHFTVNSCGTTRKFINNVMLYENEISLPDELEVKLNATTSSEDEYQLKVSCYYVVNITRTLAFLTRPRDNEPFAETGTGRLMVRMRLAQDASYNTFYQEEDYPVVKYLKQPLHFEVELTRSSDPKVALMLDHCWATLNEDRDSRPRWNLIINGCENPEDPYRVVFHPVVADARVHFPPHVKRFEVHMFSFAEDAVEPRGQVFVHCDVVICDASSPTGGPCSGQCVNQDNPKRGQRHVKDLFEEHHLYVSSGYILWV, encoded by the exons ATGGAG GTGTCTGTCAGAAGGACTCTTCCAGACATCCAAACCGTCCCTGAACAGCCCACTGGAGGCCCGAAAGCAAGGAGAGGAGCTGAG GCTGTTGCTTCAGGATACAAAATGACAGCAGTCGTTTTTAGTCCTAGCAAGAAGGTCATGAATGTGGATGAGGTCCAAAGAAAGGGCTATGCAATAGCCAACACTCCCACACGGCTGGTGTTAAGAAGCCCTCATAATGCAGAGGAGACATACCTCCAGAAT GTAGCTGGGGTTCCGATGCGGGTGCTCTCAACCTCAACCTTCTTTGAGCAGAAGTGGCTGGTGACTCGCGTAGATGCCACGGCTGTTTGTCCAACACCAG GGGCAGTGGCCTTTACTCCAGAAGTGATCACCTGGTACATGCCCAAGCACATCGACCCACTTTTCTCCTCTGATGCCTTCACCATGTTGGAGGTGTACATGGGAATTGACGCTAAGAGGCTGGACACTGAGGAAATGGCTGCCAGAAACTACTCGGTTTTAGTCACAGAGGCTCATATTATTGTTGAAATTCCGGTGGGGGCGGTTGGCGGCTATTTCAAG AGCCATATTCAGGATGACAAGTACTTTGTCACTTACACCATTGAGCCCATGCTTGAGTTGCTGTGGATCGAGGAGGTCGCACACGAGGACACCAGATACAAAGTCCTCTTCCCTATCACAACACCTCCGATGGCCAGGCCTCCACAAGTTCGCAACT ACACGCCCTTAGACACGGTTCCTGAGCAGGCAGTGTTTGTGCTTGAGTTGGGGACCTTCAACCTTGATGTGGAGCTGCTGAACATCACCTTTCCCACCATGGTGCTAACTGTTGCAGAGTGCAACGCCAGAGGCTTCAATGTTCAGGAGCAGAGATCCCTGGACAACACCTTGAAGACCTTCAGGATGGAGGTGCCCTTCTCAGACCCGGTGGTCTTTAAGGAG AAAAGGGTGGAACAAGGTGTCACAACCTTCACTCTTCAGCTGATCTACGGCCTGGTCGTCTTTCCAGAGTACgctcctttctctcactctgcCGTTGTGGACGCTGTACTGCTGGACATTG TGCCACCCTCAGTCACTGGCAACTGTGATCAGGAGAACTTCCACATCACTGTGGACTACAGCAACCAAGAGCCCTTTTTCGTGGTCTTGGTTGGCAAGCGGCTGCTTAACCATGAGCTTgctcaacagtatttaacagagGGCGACGCAGACTTCACCATCACGTTGCCCTTCTCTTCGCCGGACGCAGTGTTTGAG TCGGTTCACTCGTCCTCTGTCAGGAGCAGACTGGATGTGGCTCTGTTGAATCCTTACAACAACATGaccatcaaatacttttccctggCTTGCAGCTTCCTCAAAACGCTGACTG AGTGTTTCTCTAATGGGACGATGACTGCGCTGGCGGTGAAGGTGGAGTCTGCTCCCAATCTGAACCCCGGTCAACTGACCCTGAGCGACCCCGCCTGTGGTCCCACCTACAGCGACGATCGCTTCGCCTACTTCCACTTCACTGTCAACTCCTGTGGCACCACCAGGAAG TTTATCAACAATGTGATGCTGTATGAGAACGAAATCTCCTTGCCAGATGAACTTGAGGTGAAGCTGAATGCCACGACGTCTTCAGAGGACGAATATCA GTTAAAGGTTTCCTGCTACTATGTGGTCAACATCACTCGCACATTGGCCTTCCTCACCAGGCCGCGTGACAACGAGCCTTTTGCCGAGACTGGGACGGGTCGACTAATGGTCAGAATGAGACTCGCTCAGG ACGCCTCGTATAACACGTTCTACCAGGAGGAGGACTATCCAGTGGTGAAATACCTGAAACAGCCTCTGCACTTTGAGGTGGAGCTGACCAGGTCCTCTGACCCCAAGGTTGCGCTGATGCTTGACCACTGCTGGGCCACCCTCAACGAGGACCGCGACTCCCGACCCCGGTGGAATCTCATCATTAATGG CTGTGAGAACCCGGAGGATCCATACCGTGTGGTCTTCCACCCGGTGGTAGCTGATGCCAGGGTCCACTTCCCCCCTCACGTCAAACGCTTTGAGGTCCATATGTTTTCCTTCGCTGAGGATGCGGTTGAGCCGAGGGGCCAG GTCTTTGTCCATTGTGACGTGGTCATCTGTGATGCCAGTAGTCCCACTGGTGGCCCCTGTAGTGGACAATGTGTGAATCAGGACAACCCGAAAAGAG gtcAACGACATGTCAAAGACCTCTTTGAGGAACATCATTTATATGTTTCTTCTGGATACATTCTTTGGGTGTAA